One genomic segment of Pongo abelii isolate AG06213 chromosome 13, NHGRI_mPonAbe1-v2.0_pri, whole genome shotgun sequence includes these proteins:
- the TYRP1 gene encoding 5,6-dihydroxyindole-2-carboxylic acid oxidase has product MSAPKLLSLGCIFFPLLLFQQARAQFPRECVSVEALRSGMCCPDLSPVSGPGTDRCGSSSGRGRCEAVTADSRPHSPQYPHDGRDDREVWPLRFFNRTCHCNGNFSGHNCGTCRPGWRGAACDQRVLIVRRNLLDLSKEEKNHFVQALDMAKRTTHPLFVIATRRSEEILGPDGNTPQFENISIYNYFVWTHYYSVKKTFLGVGQESFGEVDFSHEGPAFLTWHRYHLLRLEKDMQEMLQEPSFSLPYWNFATGKNVCDICTDDLMGSRSNFDSTLISSNSVFSQWRVVCDSLEDYDTLGTLCNSTENGPIRRNPAGNVARPMVQRLPEPQDVAQCLEVGLFDTPPFYSNSTNSFRNTVEGYSDPTGKYDPAVRSLHNLAHLFLNGTGGQTHLSPNDPIFVLLHTFTDAVFDEWLRRYNADISTFPLENAPIGHNRQYNMVPFWPPVTNTEMFVTAPDNLGYTYEVQWPSREFSVPEIIAIAVVAALLLVALIFGTAFYLIRARHSMDEANQPLLTDQYQCYAEEYEKLRNPNQSVV; this is encoded by the exons ATGAGTGCTCCTAAACTCCTCTCTTTGGGCTGTATCTTCTTCCCCTTGCTGCTTTTTCAGCAGGCCCGGGCTCAATTCCCAAGAGAGTGTGTCAGTGTTGAGGCTTTGAGAAGTGGTATGTGTTGCCCAGACCTGTCCCCCGTGTCTGGGCCTGGGACAGACCGCTGTGGCTCATCATCAGGGAGGGGCAGATGTGAGGCAGTGACTGCAGACTCCCGGCCCCACAGCCCTCAGTATCCCCATGATGGCAGAGATGATCGGGAGGTCTGGCCCTTGCGCTTCTTCAATAGGACATGTCACTGCAATGGCAATTTCTCAGGACACAACTGTGGGACATGCCGTCCTGGATGGAGAGGAGCTGCCTGTGACCAGAGGGTTCTCATAG TCAGGAGAAATCTTCTGGActtaagtaaagaagaaaagaaccaCTTTGTCCAGGCCCTGGATATGGCAAAGCGCACAACTCACCCTTTATTTGTCATTGCCACCAGGAGATCAGAAGAAATATTGGGGCCAGATGGCAACACACCACAATTTGAGAACATTTCCATTTATAACTACTTTGTTTGGACACACTATTACTCAGTCAAAAAGACTTTTCTTGGGGTAGGGCAGGAAAGCTTTGGTGAAGTGGATTTCTCTCATGAGGGACCAGCTTTTCTCACATGGCACAGGTACCACCTCCTGCGTCTGGAAAAAGACATGCAG GAAATGTTGCAAGagccttctttctcccttccttactGGAATTTCGCAACGGGGAAAAATGTCTGTGATATCTGCACGGATGACTTGATGGGATCCAGAAGCAACTTTGATTCCACTCTAATAAGCTCAAACTCTGTCTTTTCTCAATGGCGAGTGGTCTGTGACTCCTTGGAAGATTATGATACCCTGGGAACACTTTGTAACA GCACTGAGAATGGGCCAATTAGGAGAAATCCAGCTGGAAATGTGGCCAGACCAATGGTGCAACGTCTTCCTGAACCACAGGATGTCGCTCAGTGCTTGGAAGTTGGTTTATTTGACACGCCTCCTTTTTATTCCAACTCTACAAACAGCTTCCGAAACACAGTGGAAG GTTACAGTGATCCCACAGGAAAGTATGACCCTGCTGTTCGAAGCCTTCACAATTTGGCTCATCTATTCCTGAATGGAACAGGGGGACAAACGCATTTGTCTCCAAATGATCCTATTTTTGTCCTCCTGCACACTTTCACGGATGCAGTCTTTGATGAATGGCTGAGGAGATACAATGCTG ATATATCCACATTTCCATTGGAAAATGCCCCTATTGGACATAATAGACAATACAACATGGTGCCATTCTGGCCCCCAGTCACCAACACAGAAATGTTTGTTACTGCTCCAGACAACCTGGGATACACTTATGAAGTTCAATGGCCAA GTCGGGAGTTTAGTGTACCTGAGATAATTGCCATAGCAGTAGTTGCTGCTTTGTTACTGGTTGCACTCATTTTTGGGACTGCTTTTTATCTGATTCGTGCCAGACACAGTATGGATGAAGCTAACCAGCCTCTCCTCACTGATCAATATCAATGCTATGCTGAAGAATATGAAAAACTCCGGAATCCTAATCAGTCTGTGGTCTAA